Proteins encoded within one genomic window of Diorhabda sublineata isolate icDioSubl1.1 chromosome 1, icDioSubl1.1, whole genome shotgun sequence:
- the LOC130443398 gene encoding ATP-binding cassette sub-family C member 4-like, whose product MLIDDDTIVWVTGYVSTLQQDIKNQLSIISGERVKHMAEIIYGIRIIKMYAWEIPFEKIMSKIRDCELQILSKLAYLRCFSTSTLFCSEIIAVFLTLTTNVLLGNKIESHAVFVVVLIFFSILQYTIYFLPEAIERYINFKSSIERIETFLTLEEKEEQLKIISCIKGSRKPGTVYVKDVSAKWAKQTVLQDLSLKIRNGSLCCIVGPPSSGKTSFLSLVLKEITPQCGRVEVVGSISYASQKPWLFQSTVKNNILFGLPYNRHKYREVTRICDLDVEYQKLPLGDRTLTSERRVSENSILKEKINIARTIYRDADIYIFDDCCVSIDSETEKFIFLECFNEYLKNKTRIFVTRKLYLAREASLVVVFNNGNICKKIDGDDLKEENFDFLNSEVSKEENLCTSPGWKQFLEKTELNMHEKEEEFTNIENKRKCYRTIADFLRTSEKKFIFEIVIVFMVITQLTANISDLLLLEWMNHSINETYFYQADNNYVQLNESSTIIILYHKLVHDIFHGISLNQEKSDINFESTILKSSRDDFYICFYAGFISICIIFTAVKTLLFHTLCMKASRGLHRKMFENILFSPIKFFENFPAGKILQRFSKDLNVINELSPKVFITLQMFAAVFGAFLLIAYAIPTMILPIILITILGYLLASCFLITNRGLQRLEKNSQVAVEYFLATSFYGVSNIRSAGAEQFITEVFESLLDQHTSVYSLILMTSEYICFYLDFFTVLFLAVVTFFNISVGMNNSHSGYIGLPITQAIILTELLHVGIRETIEVLGKLPSLERNLMYTKLITEKVDEATLIPKSWPYCGKIVCKNVYIKENDGRGSRLKNLNIAVKPVEKIAVVSRNSEEKWALVNCLYRLVKVEGLITLDDVDTSQISLNKLRSSVTIITQEPILFSSSVRFNLDPLECASDDILWRVLEEVGMKTSIQSLSQPIIDGGINFSYGQRQLLCLARAILRNTKVVIIDTSPNNLDPNTYSLMQKIIKEKFRNCTVITLANNLSSVMDTSRILVLEEGNEVGYAHANELLQNQESNFSKIVKEAGPAKEAILRKLAKDYFDLRNLGIEFKFSPK is encoded by the exons ATGTTGATTGATGATGACACAATTGTTTGGGTTACAGGCTACGTTTCAACTCTTcaacaagatataaaaaatcagTTATCAATCATATCAGGGGAAAGAGTTAAGCATATGGCAGAGATTATATATGGAATTCGAATTATCAAAATGTATGCATGGGAAATAccgtttgaaaaaataatgagtaaaATTAGGGA ttgcgAGTTACAAATACTTTCAAAGTTAGCGTATCTACGATGCTTTTCAACATCAACATTATTCTGCTCAGAAATAATAGCAGTTTTTCTGACTTTAACTACTAATGTTCTATTaggaaataaaatagaaagtcATGCTGTATTTGTTGtggtattaatatttttcagtatactacaatatacaatatattttttaccagAAGCCATTGAAAG ATATATCAATTTCAAATCATCTATTGAACGGATAGAAACGTTTCTAACTTTAGAAGAGAAAGAAgagcaattgaaaataattagctGTATCAAGGGAAGTAGAAAACCAGGAACTGTATATGTTAAAGACGTTAGTGCCAAATGGGCGAAGCAAACTGTATTACAA GATCTCAGTTTGAAGATTAGAAATGGAAGTCTCTGTTGCATTGTAGGGCCACCAAGTTCTGGAAAAACATCCTTTTTGTCTCTTGTTCTAAAAGAAATTACACCACAGTGTGGGAGAGTTGAAGTTGTTGGATCCATTTCATATGCAAGTCAGAAGCCATGGTTATTTCAATCGACAGTCAAAAACAACATACTTTTTGGTCTTCCATATAACAGGCACAA ATATCGTGAAGTTACTCGGATTTGTGATTTGGATGTTGAATATCAAAAGTTGCCACTAGGAGATAGAACGTTAACTTCGGAGAGGAGAGTCTCCGAAAATTCTAttctcaaagaaaaaattaatatagcAAGAACAATTTATAGAGATGCTGATATCTATATTTTTGATGATTGTTGTGTTTCGATAGATTCCGAAACTGaaaagttcatatttttagagtgtttcaatgaatatttgaaaaataaaaccaGAATATTTGTtacaagaaaattatatttggcAAGAGAAGCAAGTcttgttgttgtttttaataac ggcaatatatgtaaaaaaatagatggGGATGATTTGAAGGAAGAAAATTTCGACTTTTTGAATTCAGAAGTAAGCAAAGAGGAAAATCTTTGCACTTCTCCAGGCTGgaaacaatttttagaaaaaactgag TTGAATATGCACGAAAAGGAAGAAGAATTCACGAATATcgaaaataaacgaaaatgCTATAGAACTATTGCAGATTTCTTAAGAACATCAGAAAAAAAGTTCATATTTGAAATTGTGATTGTTTTTATGGTAATTACACAATTGACTGCGAATATTTCTGATCTATTGCTCCTAGAATG GATGAATCATTCGATCAATGAGACATATTTCTACCAGGCCGATAACAATTATGTTCAGTTAAACGAATCttcaacaataattatattatatcataAACTTGTTCATGATATATTCCACGGAATTTCCTTGAATCAAGAAAAATCAGATATTAATTTTGAGTCAACAATACTGAAAAGTAGCCGCGATGATTTCTACATTTGCTTTTATGCGGGGTTCATTTCTATTTGCATCATTTTCACTGCTGTAAAGACTCTTCTGTTTCATACACTCTGTATGAAAGCATCAAGAGGATTGCACCgtaaaatgtttgaaaacattttgttcTCTCCtataaagtttttcgaaaattttcctGCAg GTAAAATTTTGCAGAGATTCTCCAAGGATTTGAACGTTATAAACGAGTTATCGCCCAAAGTTTTTATTACTCTACAAATGTTTGCTGCAGTATTTGGTGCTTTTCTGCTAATAGCATATGCTATACCAACAATGATTTTACCAATTATTCTCATTACGATATTAGGCTATCTTTTGGCTTCATGTTTTCTCATCACAAATCGAGGTTTACAGAGGCTTGAAAAAAACT cACAAGTGGCCGTAGAGTATTTTTTGGCCACGTCCTTTTATGGAGTTTCCAATATTCGAAGTGCTGGAGCAGAACAATTCATTACAGAGGTTTTTGAGAGTTTGCTTGATCAACACACCAGCGTTTATTCTTTAATTCTAATGACGAgtgaatatatttgtttctatttggaCTTTTTTACCGTGTTGTTCTTAGCAGTtgttacatttttcaatatttcagttGGAATGA ATAACTCTCACAGTGGTTATATAGGATTACCAATTACGCAGGCGATAATATTAACAGAGTTACTACATGTAGGAATCAGAGAAACTATTGAAGTATTAGGTAAACTTCCCTCTCTTGAAAGAAATCTGATGTATACAAAGTTGATAACCGAGAAAGTTGATGAAGCTACTTTAATTCCGAAGAGTTGGCCTTATTGTGGAAAAATAGTTTGCAAAAACGtttatattaaagaaaatgatgGTCGTGGCTCTCGCCTTAAGAATCTAAATATTGCAGTCAAACCCGTAGAAAAA attgcAGTTGTCAGCCGAAACTCTGAAGAAAAATGGGCTCTAGTGAATTGTCTTTATCGTTTAGTTAAAGTAGAGGGTCTAATAACACTCGATGATGTTGATACGAGTCAAAtaagtttgaataaattgagGTCGTCAGTTACTATAATAACACAAGAGCCTATATTATTCTCGTCATCAGTGAGATTCAATTTGGATCCACTGGAGTGTGCCAGTGACGACATCTTATGGAGGGTATTGGAAGAG GTTGGAATGAAAACTagtattcaaagtctatctcaaCCAATTATAGATGGAGGAATCAATTTCAGTTACGGTCAAAGACAGTTACTTTGTTTAGCAAGAGCTATACTTAGGAATACAAAAGTTGTCATAATAGACACTAGTCCAAACAATCTTGATCCAAA TACTTACAGCTTGATgcagaaaattatcaaagaaaaattccgAAATTGCACAGTGATAACCCTAGCTAATAATTTATCATCAGTTATGGATACTAGTAGAATTTTAGTACTCGAAGAAGGGAACGAAGTAGGATACGCCCATGCTAACGAGCTACTTCAGAATCAAGAAAGTAATTTTTCCAAGATTGTTAAAGAAGCTGGACCAGCTAAGGAAGCGATATTGAGAAAACTTGCGAAAGATTATTTTGATCTCAGAAACCTTGGCATAGAATTCAAATTCtccccaaaataa